A window from Terriglobia bacterium encodes these proteins:
- a CDS encoding NRDE family protein produces MCTVVFLPSGDGGYVLGHNRDESARRSRGLPPRRRRRRDAAFLAPFDPDGGGSWIGVNDAGLTVCLLNAEERDPARLPASPTSRGRIVWSVLDARSVDDLEARLAPRTADLREVRAFHLVAVQPGTRGRRARASRLRWNGLSAYWDDEDRPALFVSSGYDQGAAERARRRSWQRLLAAPAGPGAVDLARWLTSHEPERGPLSVCMHRPEARTVSRTLVEVAGDSAAMRYLDGSPCEPAAPEVRRTLRLRPR; encoded by the coding sequence ATGTGCACCGTCGTGTTCCTGCCGTCCGGCGACGGAGGCTACGTCCTGGGCCACAACCGGGACGAGAGCGCCCGGCGCTCGCGCGGGCTCCCGCCTCGCCGACGGCGTCGCCGGGACGCGGCGTTCCTCGCGCCCTTCGACCCGGACGGCGGAGGGTCTTGGATCGGCGTGAACGATGCCGGATTGACCGTCTGCCTCCTGAACGCGGAGGAGCGGGACCCGGCCCGGCTGCCCGCCTCGCCCACCAGCCGCGGCCGCATCGTCTGGAGCGTGCTCGACGCCCGCTCGGTGGACGACCTCGAGGCCCGGCTCGCGCCCCGCACCGCGGATCTCCGCGAGGTCCGCGCCTTCCACCTGGTGGCCGTCCAGCCCGGAACGAGAGGCCGCCGGGCCCGGGCCTCTCGACTCCGATGGAACGGCCTCTCCGCCTACTGGGACGACGAGGATCGGCCCGCCTTGTTCGTCTCGTCGGGGTACGACCAGGGCGCAGCGGAGCGCGCGCGGCGGCGTTCCTGGCAGCGGCTCCTCGCGGCGCCGGCCGGGCCCGGCGCGGTGGACCTCGCGCGGTGGCTCACTTCGCACGAACCGGAGCGCGGCCCGCTCTCGGTCTGCATGCACCGCCCCGAGGCCCGAACGGTGAGCCGTACGCTCGTCGAGGTCGCCGGCGACTCCGCCGCGATGCGCTACCTCGACGGCTCGCCCTGCGAGCCCGCCGCGCCTGAGGTGCGGCGGACTCTTCGGCTCCGCCCGCGTTAA